ATGAACGACGAAGGCGTGCTGGTCGTGCCGGGCTCGAGCTTCAACGTGCCCTACCGCCACCACTTCCGCGTGACCCTGCTGCCGGAAGCCTCGGTGATGCGCGATGTGTTCGCGCGCATCGACCGCGTGCTGGCCCGCCGCGCCGAAGACGCCACCAAGGTCGTGCCGCTGAAGCCGCGCCGCTCGGTGGCCTGAGCGTGGCGCTGTCCTACCTGGCGCTGGGCGACTCGTACACCATCGGCGAAGCGGTCGCGGTTGAAGGCCGCTGGCCGCACCAGCTGGCTGCCGCGCTGCGTGCGCAGGGCGTGGACCTGGCCGACCCGCTGACCATCGCCACCACCGGCTGGACCACCGACGAGCTCGACGCTGGCATCAATGCGGCCGCACCGCAGGGCCCGTTCGATTTCGTCAGCCTGCTGATCGGGGTCAACAACCAGTACCGCGGGCGCCCGCTGGACGAGTACCGCCAGCAGTTCGAGGCCCTGCTGCAGCGTGCGATCGGCTATGCCGGTGGCGATGCCGGGCGCGTGCTGGTGCTGTCCTTCCCCGACTGGGGCACGACCCCGTTCGGTGCCGGCAGCGGCCGTGACCTGGCCCGCATCGGGATCGAGACCGACGAATTCAACGCCGCCGCCAAGGTCATCAGCACCCAGCAGGGCGTGGCCTTCGTCGACATCACCGACATCAGCCGCACGCACGGCGCCGACCCGGCGATGATCGCCGAGGACGGCCTGCATCCCTCCGCGCGGATGTATGCGTTGTGGGCCGCACGCGCCCTGCCCGTGGCCACGCGCCTGCTGCAGCGAACGGACTGAGTGATGGATGGCCTGCCAGGGAACGGCACACCACTGAACTGTTCGCCGCTGGAGCGCGGCCAGGCACGGGCCATCGCCGAGGCGTTCCGCCCGGTGCAGGCCTGGGGCAACCGCCGCGACTACTACTACACGCGCGGCAAGCTGGGCAGCGACCCGCTGTACGACGGCGTGCTGCAGCACCTTCCCGACGATGGCCTGCCGCTGCTCGACCTGGGCTGCGGGCTGGGCCTGTTCGCCCACGTGCTGCGCCAGCGCGGCCGCGGCCAGCCCTATCTGGGCGTGGACGTGGATGCGGGCAAGATCGCCCGCGCGCAGCGGGCCGGTGGCGACCTGCTGAATGTGCGATTCGACTGCCTGGACGTGCAGGCGCCCCTGCCTGCGCAGGCCGGGCACGTGCTGCTGCTGGACGTGCTGCAGTACCTGGATGCGCAGCCGCAGCTGGACCT
This genomic stretch from Stenotrophomonas sp. SAU14A_NAIMI4_5 harbors:
- a CDS encoding SGNH/GDSL hydrolase family protein, which encodes MALSYLALGDSYTIGEAVAVEGRWPHQLAAALRAQGVDLADPLTIATTGWTTDELDAGINAAAPQGPFDFVSLLIGVNNQYRGRPLDEYRQQFEALLQRAIGYAGGDAGRVLVLSFPDWGTTPFGAGSGRDLARIGIETDEFNAAAKVISTQQGVAFVDITDISRTHGADPAMIAEDGLHPSARMYALWAARALPVATRLLQRTD
- a CDS encoding class I SAM-dependent methyltransferase codes for the protein MDGLPGNGTPLNCSPLERGQARAIAEAFRPVQAWGNRRDYYYTRGKLGSDPLYDGVLQHLPDDGLPLLDLGCGLGLFAHVLRQRGRGQPYLGVDVDAGKIARAQRAGGDLLNVRFDCLDVQAPLPAQAGHVLLLDVLQYLDAQPQLDLLKAASARVAPGARLLLRTPLATGDRRDRTTRVADRLAWLVGWMGTRPRHYPDPALLRATLAEAGLQVGEVQPLHGRTPFNSWLLVAQRER